A single window of Aspergillus oryzae RIB40 DNA, chromosome 8 DNA harbors:
- a CDS encoding putative C6 transcription factor (predicted protein) encodes MDGGTLLLVSSPSSYSTWHVIFAISNPSSMDEGPDSRAPRRKRVSRACDRCRSKKDKCDGLRPACSACQASGQTCSYDPHAKKRGLPEGYVRGLEKLWALSICNIEGFEDTMLSLLGTTAESAGRRDRLMRLWGDDGSSETLHESWKTSRLYGALEKMLSNSDTLTLQGSGKRPREEQETWGNEWGFRIDRGPNPLPSDGPRVVEPSASSPRAKRTRLALPTASQSPSLTATNGCPDLQLPPQASQLLDVYFAVTHSWFPIVAKHNILRASYLYATAPVSITQSVPGSGDHAALWALISYTTSQSRANPQNGSSKLLAKTKEYYAVAWRLIPSEVEHYELGHVQALLLLVLVNIGLEKWTAAWLLTGQAVRMAISMGIGTTTDVRRSDELRQGKAVFLGCFVIDSLISFRLSRRPYMQPRDLATVGLLEEDGLEEWNSWADVLPATGAGQAKNPPRRGPLLALSCFNRLVELASVLNKIAQDTAVRHNTHAFAQQLVLELKQWDDRLPLGCRLIGPESIYPERHSALLPHQTYLGLTYIATLLWLYLRIAPHELGLHRAQRPAIEGAKKLLYRVLPMISQHLDNFRICGLPPIFEVSLHTISKQAFTLRNNVESDAFPFERWAEALLQRTKELSPSWPVYSSLTANIEQWCRSKEFSAYSPAAFQRSRDNLPTVVPDGPTNSYASDITECYRGTNGEASMQHVRVKPPHMMDYDYPSSILGISIPVDGQYMTPKDTEMENADPSRDAPLQPQYQQMNQATALPDKSNPSNSLDALLQPAHHNPPTPDSSVSNTVMSGMNPITDHSISSTNMMDLNAGTSGSPERQISTSDLDSIFKDLAYLDTTEWATSREAGLKDFGFLDDSTFQAFCHDPDRLAGSQPLVHPPSIADIWPPPGFFPETFQESSEDPMES; translated from the coding sequence GACAAATGCGACGGCCTGCGTCCCGCTTGCTCCGCGTGTCAGGCTTCAGGCCAGACATGCTCATACGATCCTCATGCAAAGAAGCGCGGACTTCCTGAAGGTTATGTCCGGGGTCTGGAAAAGCTCTGGGCTCTGTCGATATGTAACATTGAGGGCTTTGAAGACACAATGCTCTCACTGTTGGGCACCACAGCCGAGTCGGCAGGCCGGAGAGATAGGCTTATGCGTCTCTGGGGCGATGATGGCTCATCAGAAACACTCCACGAATCCTGGAAGACGAGCCGCCTCTATGGGGCTCTTGAAAAAATGCTGTCAAATTCCGATACGCTGACGTTACAAGGTTCCGGCAAGCGTCCGAGAGAGGAACAAGAGACTTGGGGGAATGAATGGGGGTTTCGCATAGATCGCGGCCCAAATCCTCTACCTTCAGACGGCCCTCGTGTTGTAGAgccctctgcttcttctcctcgcgCTAAAAGAACTCGATTAGCTCTTCCAACTGCTAGTCAATCTCCCTCTCTTACAGCTACCAATGGATGTCCTGACTTACAACTACCACCTCAAGCCTCGCAATTGCTGGACGTGTATTTTGCTGTCACCCACTCCTGGTTCCCGATCGTAGCAAAACACAATATCCTCCGGGCATCCTACCTCTACGCAACAGCGCCGGTGTCCATTACGCAGTCGGTTCCAGGTTCCGGCGACCATGCTGCGCTGTGGGCCCTCATCAGTTATACAACTTCGCAATCACGGGCAAACCCACAGAATGGATCATCAAAGCTGCTTGCCAAAACAAAGGAGTATTATGCTGTTGCCTGGCGCTTGATTCCTTCAGAAGTGGAACACTATGAGCTAGGACATGTGCAGGCACTTCTCCTGCTGGTGTTGGTGAACATTGGACTCGAGAAATGGACTGCCGCTTGGCTGCTGACGGGTCAGGCAGTCCGCATGGCTATTTCCATGGGCATTGGCACAACTACAGACGTTCGACGATCTGATGAATTGAGGCAAGGCAAAGCAGTCTTTCTTGGGTGTTTTGTTATCGACTCGTTGATATCATTTCGTCTGTCCCGAAGACCTTATATGCAGCCACGGGACCTTGCCACTGTGGGCTTGTTAGAAGAAGACGGCTTGGAAGAATGGAACTCATGGGCGGATGTTCTACCGGCCACCGGAGCGGGGCAAGCGAAGAATCCGCCCCGGCGTGGTCCTCTTCTCGCCCTGAGTTGCTTCAACCGCCTAGTTGAGCTGGCTAGTGTATTGAACAAGATCGCTCAAGATACTGCAGTCCGACACAACACACACGCTTTTGCGCAGCAGCTAGTGCTGGAGCTCAAACAATGGGACGATCGCTTACCGCTAGGATGCCGGCTTATTGGCCCCGAAAGTATCTATCCAGAACGGCACTCGGCTTTGCTCCCGCATCAGACATACTTGGGTTTAACCTACATAGCCACACTGTTATGGCTTTATTTGCGCATTGCGCCCCATGAACTCGGGCTGCACCGTGCCCAACGGCCTGCTATCGAAGGCGCTAAGAAACTACTATATAGAGTTCTACCAATGATATCACAGCATCTTGATAACTTTCGTATCTGCGGCCTGCCGCCAATTTTCGAAGTTTCCTTGCACACAATTTCCAAACAGGCATTTACATTGCGCAATAATGTCGAATCCGACGCTTTCCCCTTCGAACGATGGGCTGAAGCGCTTCTTCAGCGGACGAAGGAGCTCTCCCCCTCTTGGCCTGTTTATAGTTCGTTGACTGCAAATATCGAACAATGGTGTCGCTCCAAGGAGTTTTCAGCGTATTCGCCAGCCGCTTTCCAAAGATCAAGAGACAATTTACCGACAGTGGTCCCCGATGGGCCTACCAATTCGTATGCGTCCGATATCACAGAATGTTACCGAGGTACAAATGGCGAGGCATCTATGCAACACGTCAGGGTGAAACCCCCACACATGATGGATTACGACTATCCCTCTTCCATTCTGGGCATCAGTATCCCAGTGGATGGGCAATATATGACGCCGAAGGATACAGAAATGGAGAATGCGGACCCCTCAAGGGATGCGCCGCTTCAACCACAGTACCAACAGATGAACCAAGCGACGGCGCTTCCAGACAAATCCAATCCTTCGAATAGCCTCGATGCGCTACTTCAACCTGCACATCATAATCCACCCACACCTGACTCATCGGTATCGAACACAGTAATGTCCGGTATGAACCCTATCACTGATCATTCTATATCTTCCACAAACATGATGGACCTTAACGCCGGAACTTCGGGTAGCCCCGAGCGCCAAATCTCAACTAGCGATCTAGATTCTATCTTCAAAGATCTCGCATATCTCGATACCACTGAATGGGCCACCAGTCGCGAAGCAGGCTTGAAAGATTTTGGCTTCCTCGATGACTCTACCTTTCAGGCCTTCTGTCATGATCCGGATCGTCTTGCGGGCTCTCAACCTCTAGTTCACCCGCCTTCGATCGCAGATATTTGGCCTCCTCCGGGGTTCTTCCCAGAAACGTTTCAAGAATCCTCGGAAGATCCGATGGAAAGTTAA